The Porites lutea chromosome 11, jaPorLute2.1, whole genome shotgun sequence genome includes a region encoding these proteins:
- the LOC140953358 gene encoding uncharacterized protein translates to MNLSLVVSILLASLTLSLGADDSNEKFILKKNLDNTYLLVPAPANASKETTVDIKSLPPIAVEGNTPRDAPGINSQSVPIAPSPGKQAPPPASGVKPVVPVSPPVSPKCPGSPQCKVKISQNTLTLALKGKDGTSGFPGTKGLPGPPGLPGPQGPKGPNGNPGQCAPSPFQCSPGVIATLQAKILELEKTCKNMNAVQPPIPNCSVGRCKENPAASCQEIYTKDARAVSGAYWIKGKVRPFQTHCEIEPMVARGWTLVARVPGSSNEFSPVSNTWASDSVINNETAPDTNTQKAMKNIGWADLRSNILRVCYDGPNTHCATFTHNRNMPLLELFNNQFGVPVDERYTMDSLMKAFGKSCDISRMTRQWCGLNTASVCHPQDINPNLNPTNHIARIGCLGDLLRTCGPNDYAIGIGVTSCYDGYGCEKVGPMTPNLHYACVPSYGAFNQTAFLYVL, encoded by the exons ATGAACCTGAGTCTGGTGGTGTCCATATTGCTCGCAAGTCTTACTCTCTCTCTTGGAGCAGACGATTCGAATGAAAAGTTCATACTGAAGAAAAACTTAGATAACACATATCTTCTGGTGCCAGCGCCTGCTAACGCAAGTAAAGAAACGACTGTAGATATAAAGAGCTTACCTCCAATAGCAGTTGAAGGGAATACGCCAAGAGACGCCCCTGGGATAAACTCACAGTCGGTCCCCATAGCCCCCTCTCCCGGGAAACAGGCGCCTCCACCAGCATCTGGCGTGAAG CCCGTTGTACCTGTTTCTCCACCAGTTTCGCCTAAATGCCCAGGGAGCCCCCAATGCAAGGTCAAAATTTCACAG AATACACTAACACTAGCACTGAAGGGAAAAGATGGAACGAGCGGATTCCCTGGAACAAAG GGTCTCCCAGGCCCTCCCGGCCTTCCAGGACCACAGGGACCTAAG GGCCCAAACGGAAATCCAGGTCAATGCGCACCATCTCCG TTTCAGTGTTCTCCTGGAGTAATTGCGACACTTCAAGCAAAAATACTGGAACTGGAAAAAACTTGCAAG AATATGAACGCAGTACAACCCCCCATACCCAACTGCAGTGTAGGGAGATG TAAAGAAAACCCGGCGGCTAGCTGTCAGGAGATATACACAAAGGATGCTAGGGCTGTAAGTGGGGCCTACTGGATAAAGGGGAAGGTCCGACCATTTCAG ACACATTGCGAAATCGAACCAATGGTTGCTCGTGGATGGACGTTGGTGGCTCGGGTGCCGGGAAGTTCAAATGAGTTTTCCCCAGTCAGCAATACTTGGGCAAGCGATAGCGTCATCAACAACGAAACTGCGCCTGACACCAACACCCAAAAGGCCATGAAAAATATTGGCTGGGCAGACTTGCGCAGCAATATACTTCGGGTGTGTTATGATGGCCCAAATACACACTGCGCCACTTTCACCCACAACCGTAACATGCCCCTCTTGGAACTATTCAATAACCAGTTTGGGGTTCCTGTCGACGAGAGATACACAATGGACTCTCTTATGAAGGCATTCGGAAAGTCCTGCGATATATCACGCATGACTAGGCAGTGGTGCGGCCTGAACACGGCCAGTGTTTGCCACCCGCAGGATATCAATCCGAATCTAAATCCAACCAATCACATTGCACGGATTGGTTGCCTCGGTGATCTTTTGAGGACTTGTGGACCAAATGACTATGCGATTGGTATTGGCGTGACGAGCTGTTACGACGGTTACGGATGTGAGAAAGTTGGGCCAATGACACCGAACCTGCATTACGCATGTGTGCCAAGTTATGGTGCATTTAACCAGACAGCGTTCTTGTACGTCCTTTAA